The Bacteroidota bacterium genome contains a region encoding:
- a CDS encoding fatty acid desaturase — protein MAICVLLVWAVSLTLVLRNVTDLTHPINIVWVLWLTHLYTGLFITAHDTFHGTVSNNKTVNKVVGIICVTLYAAFNYTKVKTEHRKHHQAVATDKDPDYYEGGFFRWYWHFLLHYISWVQIIVLAIAFNVIHYLTGIPKANLVLFWIVPPVLSTIQLFYFGTFQPHHHPETIDNIHKTRSQKKNHIWGFISCYFFGYHLEHHKKPYLPWWKLWAEK, from the coding sequence ATGGCGATTTGTGTACTTCTTGTATGGGCGGTTTCCCTTACTTTAGTGTTGCGCAATGTTACCGACCTTACGCATCCTATAAATATTGTGTGGGTTCTTTGGCTCACACATTTGTACACCGGCTTATTCATAACCGCACACGATACCTTTCATGGAACTGTTTCGAACAATAAGACGGTGAATAAAGTTGTGGGAATAATTTGTGTTACCTTGTATGCTGCATTTAATTATACAAAAGTAAAAACCGAGCACCGTAAGCATCACCAAGCCGTGGCAACAGATAAGGATCCGGATTATTATGAAGGTGGATTTTTTCGCTGGTATTGGCATTTTTTACTGCATTATATTTCTTGGGTTCAAATTATAGTATTGGCCATTGCATTTAATGTAATTCATTATTTAACGGGTATTCCAAAGGCCAATTTGGTTTTGTTTTGGATAGTGCCACCGGTATTGAGCACCATACAACTTTTTTATTTTGGTACCTTTCAGCCACATCACCATCCCGAAACTATTGACAATATTCATAAAACCCGTTCCCAAAAAAAGAATCACATATGGGGATTTATTTCCTGTTATTTTTTTGGCTACCACCTCGAGCACCATAAAAAACCATATCTTCCTTGGTGGAAGCTATGGGCGGAAAAATAA
- a CDS encoding sigma-70 family RNA polymerase sigma factor, which produces MNKEEIVPHLFRTEYSKIVAVLTKLFGLEHIQIAEDIVSDTFLLAAETWGLKGLPKNPQAWLYTVSRNKALDALRRSKVFSEKIEVELKLNSSVETNFDIDWSGKNMEDSQLQMMFAICHPAITTEAQIGLSLNILCGFGADEIADAFLSNRDTIYKRLARAKERLKTEKIKLELPPPAEIQARLETVLTTLYLLFSEGYYSSSQNTTLRKDLCIEAMRLNVMLTENELTNTPQANALLALMCFHASRFEARTNREGEFVLYEEQDENLWNQELIAKGKQYLNSASTGVKLSRYHLEAAIAYWHTHKKDSPEKWENILQLYNRLLQIEYSPIAALNRTYALSKANGKKEAIIEAEKLDLKSNHLYYSLLGNLYSEVDNKKAIAQFKQALFLAKTSAEKKIIQASLHKLEAIG; this is translated from the coding sequence ATGAATAAAGAAGAGATTGTACCACATTTATTTCGCACCGAGTATAGTAAAATTGTGGCTGTGCTTACAAAATTATTTGGCCTCGAACACATCCAAATTGCCGAAGATATTGTGAGCGATACTTTTCTACTGGCTGCTGAAACTTGGGGTTTAAAAGGTTTACCCAAAAATCCTCAGGCTTGGCTTTATACGGTTTCCCGTAACAAAGCATTGGATGCCCTTCGCCGCTCTAAAGTTTTTTCTGAAAAAATTGAAGTAGAACTAAAGCTGAATAGCAGTGTGGAGACGAATTTTGATATTGATTGGTCGGGGAAAAATATGGAAGACAGTCAACTGCAAATGATGTTTGCCATTTGTCATCCGGCCATCACAACAGAAGCGCAAATAGGCCTATCATTAAACATTCTGTGTGGTTTTGGTGCCGACGAAATTGCAGATGCTTTCTTAAGCAATCGGGACACAATTTATAAACGTTTAGCTCGCGCCAAGGAACGTCTGAAAACTGAAAAAATAAAGCTTGAACTTCCTCCTCCAGCGGAAATTCAAGCTCGATTGGAAACTGTTTTAACGACTTTATATTTACTTTTCAGCGAAGGATATTATTCGAGTTCTCAAAATACAACGCTACGAAAAGACCTTTGTATAGAGGCCATGCGACTGAATGTGATGCTAACCGAAAATGAACTAACCAATACGCCACAAGCAAACGCACTATTGGCATTGATGTGTTTTCATGCCTCACGCTTTGAAGCACGCACCAATAGGGAAGGGGAGTTTGTATTGTATGAGGAGCAAGATGAAAATTTATGGAATCAAGAACTGATAGCAAAGGGTAAACAATATTTAAATAGCGCTTCTACCGGCGTTAAATTGAGTCGCTATCACCTCGAAGCCGCAATAGCCTATTGGCATACTCACAAAAAGGACAGTCCCGAAAAATGGGAAAATATTTTACAACTTTACAACCGCCTGCTGCAAATCGAATATTCGCCCATTGCTGCACTAAACCGAACGTATGCTTTATCTAAGGCAAACGGAAAGAAAGAAGCGATTATTGAAGCCGAAAAATTAGATTTAAAAAGCAACCACCTTTATTATTCTTTGCTTGGAAATCTATATTCGGAAGTAGATAATAAGAAAGCAATTGCGCAGTTTAAACAAGCTTTGTTCCTAGCAAAGACTTCTGCTGAGAAAAAAATAATTCAAGCTAGCCTCCACAAATTGGAGGCGATTGGTTAA
- a CDS encoding nuclear transport factor 2 family protein, translated as MSTETKTRSTTEVANRLLELCRKGQFKEAQEELFADNVTSTEPAYSPLPSATGKTAVLQKGANFAAMIEAHHSSSFSEPNIGGSYFSFAMMLDATFKGKGRMKLEEICLFQVSNGQIVSEQFFF; from the coding sequence ATGTCCACAGAAACAAAAACAAGGTCAACAACAGAAGTAGCTAACAGATTATTGGAATTGTGCCGCAAAGGGCAATTTAAAGAAGCGCAAGAAGAATTGTTTGCAGATAATGTCACCAGCACTGAACCCGCTTATTCACCGCTTCCTTCTGCTACCGGTAAAACCGCAGTACTGCAAAAAGGAGCCAATTTTGCAGCCATGATTGAGGCCCATCACAGCAGTTCATTTTCAGAACCTAACATAGGCGGATCGTATTTCAGTTTTGCCATGATGCTTGATGCAACCTTTAAAGGCAAGGGAAGAATGAAGCTCGAAGAAATATGTTTGTTTCAAGTAAGCAATGGTCAAATTGTTTCGGAACAATTCTTCTTTTAA
- a CDS encoding acyl carrier protein — MNIHPNIETICKELCSFISTHILAEGIALDKHTPLSSVGIDSFSLIEIVLFIERQYGIVLADDSLIPENLKSVETIANCTIQQLKA; from the coding sequence ATGAATATCCATCCCAACATAGAAACAATTTGTAAGGAGCTTTGCAGCTTCATTTCCACTCACATTTTGGCCGAAGGCATTGCTTTGGATAAGCATACACCACTTAGCAGCGTCGGCATTGATTCTTTTTCACTCATTGAAATTGTATTATTTATTGAACGTCAATACGGTATTGTTTTAGCGGATGATTCTTTGATTCCTGAAAATTTAAAAAGCGTCGAAACCATCGCCAACTGCACAATACAACAGTTAAAAGCATAA
- a CDS encoding transcription initiation protein has product MKDFLLVFRNEERKAQSQPSPEQIQAMMKPWQDWIGSIAAQNKLVSAGNRLEGDGRVIKSTNVITNGPYVEIKEAIGGYTIVKAASLDEAVELSKSCPILQMGGNVEVRAIVPMD; this is encoded by the coding sequence ATGAAAGATTTTTTATTAGTGTTCCGAAATGAGGAACGTAAAGCGCAAAGTCAACCATCGCCCGAACAAATTCAAGCCATGATGAAGCCCTGGCAAGATTGGATTGGAAGCATTGCGGCGCAAAATAAATTAGTAAGCGCCGGTAATCGATTGGAGGGTGATGGTCGGGTTATCAAATCCACTAACGTAATAACCAACGGTCCTTATGTTGAGATTAAAGAGGCGATTGGCGGTTATACCATCGTTAAAGCTGCTTCTCTCGACGAGGCAGTTGAGCTTTCAAAATCCTGCCCCATTTTGCAGATGGGCGGAAATGTTGAGGTGCGGGCAATAGTGCCCATGGATTAA
- a CDS encoding FAD-dependent oxidoreductase, with product MHKEIFCDVLVVGGGAAGVAAAVGAANEGAKVILAEHNSFLGGKGSAAIVGTVCGLYLRKKSEHTQFVCDGFAKEFATALQIASTSIPQSNSEGLHYLPYQPFMFKTVCDDFLQKSAVEVYLHTTISSCVKTSNSIQSISAIAFDHQVVFKPKTIVDCSGEAIVSQLSSLSIVDDETFQAAAQVLTLHHVAADKEANLSLLLLREITKAVDSGQLPKELSRTSIVPGSLHQNKLMLKIALPFLITHQLNAVSQVETEARKLVVLFFNFLKSNISAFNAAQLGEVAVEAGIRTGRRPIGKYQLTEDDVLTCRKFATGIANGAWPIEFWEPGKKVKMSYFKEADYYQIPADSLISGEVNNLFFAGRNISADKQAIASARVIGTCLQSGYAAGVLAGGQVKGSKQMDLISQIRNKQIT from the coding sequence ATGCATAAGGAAATTTTTTGTGATGTATTAGTTGTAGGTGGCGGTGCAGCCGGTGTGGCTGCTGCAGTTGGCGCTGCCAATGAAGGAGCAAAAGTAATACTTGCCGAGCACAATTCTTTTTTAGGTGGTAAAGGGAGTGCTGCCATTGTGGGCACTGTTTGCGGTTTATACTTGCGCAAAAAATCAGAACACACTCAATTTGTATGTGATGGTTTCGCAAAAGAATTTGCAACTGCTCTTCAAATTGCAAGTACGTCTATTCCTCAATCCAATTCGGAAGGCTTGCATTACTTGCCTTACCAGCCATTCATGTTCAAAACGGTTTGTGATGATTTTCTCCAAAAGTCCGCTGTAGAGGTTTATTTGCACACTACTATTTCGTCCTGTGTTAAAACGAGCAATAGTATCCAATCCATTTCAGCTATAGCTTTCGATCATCAAGTAGTTTTTAAACCAAAAACAATTGTGGATTGCTCAGGTGAGGCAATTGTTTCGCAACTTTCATCCTTGTCGATTGTTGACGATGAAACATTTCAGGCTGCCGCACAAGTGTTGACACTGCATCATGTAGCTGCCGATAAGGAAGCTAATCTAAGCCTTTTGTTATTGCGTGAAATAACCAAAGCTGTCGATTCAGGCCAACTGCCAAAAGAACTTAGTCGAACTTCTATTGTTCCGGGTTCGCTGCATCAAAATAAATTAATGCTAAAAATTGCATTGCCGTTTTTAATCACACATCAACTTAATGCTGTGTCGCAAGTTGAAACGGAAGCGCGCAAACTTGTGGTACTGTTTTTTAATTTTTTGAAGAGCAATATCTCAGCATTTAATGCAGCACAATTAGGCGAAGTAGCAGTGGAAGCAGGCATACGAACCGGAAGAAGGCCTATTGGAAAATATCAATTAACAGAAGACGATGTTTTGACATGTCGGAAGTTTGCTACCGGTATTGCCAATGGGGCATGGCCAATTGAATTTTGGGAGCCGGGCAAAAAAGTGAAAATGAGTTATTTTAAAGAAGCTGATTATTATCAAATTCCAGCGGATAGCCTGATATCAGGCGAAGTGAATAATTTGTTTTTTGCCGGAAGAAATATTTCGGCAGATAAGCAAGCCATCGCCAGTGCACGTGTAATTGGCACCTGCCTTCAAAGCGGATATGCAGCAGGAGTGCTGGCGGGTGGACAAGTTAAGGGAAGCAAGCAAATGGATCTTATTTCTCAGATTCGAAACAAGCAAATTACATAG
- a CDS encoding VOC family protein encodes MTAQDNSLNWFEISVADINRAAKFYETVFAIKMERMEMMGMKMAMFPGENGNGKASGGLCESTMHKPSMDGAKIYLNANPDMAPALARIEAAGGKVVMPKTKISEDIGFMAFFIDSEGNNVGMHSIK; translated from the coding sequence ATGACAGCACAAGACAATTCACTCAATTGGTTCGAAATTTCGGTAGCTGATATTAACCGCGCTGCAAAATTTTATGAAACCGTATTTGCGATTAAAATGGAACGAATGGAAATGATGGGTATGAAAATGGCCATGTTTCCCGGCGAAAACGGAAATGGGAAAGCTTCCGGCGGACTTTGTGAAAGCACCATGCACAAGCCCAGTATGGATGGCGCCAAAATTTATTTAAATGCGAACCCTGATATGGCTCCGGCGCTTGCAAGAATAGAAGCAGCAGGAGGAAAGGTAGTGATGCCCAAAACTAAAATTAGTGAGGATATAGGGTTTATGGCCTTCTTCATCGATTCGGAAGGTAACAATGTGGGCATGCACTCCATTAAATAA
- a CDS encoding 3-oxoacyl-ACP synthase III family protein — protein MQRTVIKGTGSFMPPIVKTNRDFTVHDFFSEDKKRIEANPSIVVEKFRAITGIEERRYVPTEMNASDIGTLAAKEAIKESEIDVETLDQIIVAHNFGNVVKHTFQTDVLPALASRIKHNLGIHNPRCVAYDILFGCPGWIQGVIQADSFFKAKIAKKCLVIGTETLSRVLDVYDRDSMIFSDGAGACVLEFENVENTGSGVLSHCTLSHCMDEAYYLYLGESNFPDSDPRMRYIKMKGRKIYEYALKNVPQAMKECLYIAGLGIQDISKIFIHQANEKLDEAIIKAFYKLYGIQNVPDKVMPMNIHKLGNSSVATVPTLYDMVRKGKIEGYAVKTGDVVLFASVGAGMNINAIAYRI, from the coding sequence ATGCAAAGAACTGTCATTAAAGGAACAGGGAGTTTTATGCCTCCTATTGTTAAAACAAACCGTGATTTTACTGTGCACGATTTTTTTAGTGAGGATAAAAAGCGCATTGAAGCCAATCCAAGTATAGTTGTCGAAAAATTTAGGGCCATTACCGGTATCGAAGAGCGCAGGTATGTGCCTACAGAAATGAATGCTTCAGATATTGGGACCCTTGCTGCCAAAGAAGCTATAAAGGAGAGTGAAATAGATGTGGAAACGCTGGATCAAATTATTGTAGCGCATAACTTTGGCAATGTGGTGAAACATACTTTTCAAACCGATGTATTGCCGGCACTTGCTTCCCGTATTAAACACAATTTAGGAATTCATAATCCACGCTGTGTTGCCTACGATATTTTATTCGGTTGCCCCGGATGGATTCAAGGAGTGATTCAGGCGGATTCTTTTTTTAAGGCCAAAATTGCGAAGAAATGTTTGGTGATAGGCACCGAAACTCTAAGCCGTGTGCTGGATGTTTATGACCGTGACAGTATGATTTTTTCAGATGGGGCCGGTGCATGTGTGCTTGAATTTGAAAACGTTGAAAACACAGGAAGTGGAGTGCTTAGCCATTGCACCCTTTCGCATTGTATGGATGAAGCGTATTACTTGTACTTAGGCGAATCTAATTTTCCGGATTCTGATCCACGCATGCGCTACATAAAAATGAAAGGCCGAAAAATATATGAGTATGCGCTTAAAAATGTGCCGCAAGCCATGAAGGAATGCCTCTACATTGCCGGATTGGGGATTCAAGATATCAGCAAAATATTTATTCATCAGGCCAACGAAAAATTGGACGAAGCAATCATTAAAGCGTTTTATAAACTTTATGGAATTCAAAATGTCCCCGATAAGGTAATGCCCATGAACATTCATAAATTGGGTAATAGTTCGGTGGCAACCGTTCCCACTTTATACGATATGGTGCGAAAGGGGAAAATTGAGGGATATGCTGTAAAAACTGGTGATGTAGTCTTATTCGCTTCTGTTGGTGCCGGCATGAACATTAACGCAATAGCTTACCGTATTTGA
- a CDS encoding AMP-binding protein: MNVYKLLETAALKWPSNYAIHEDNFSITFSELWNQTEVLRKQLILAGIGKGHGVGVMAHNSTNFISALFAVVGCDAIAMPISHQLKSAEIDDIVENAGLHAIIDDYSGVNPLPQYQQIFTTPSGDLRFGWTKKDASKAIAAHVPDAAFIRFTSGTTGKSKGVIVSHKSTLERIEAANKALLLGPGDTVIWVLPMAYHFLVSIVLYLRFGAAIAICKDFLADTIIEYTQRFNGTLLYASPMHIRLLASDKSIRQLTSLKRVISTSTAISLQFCEAFKTRYNKEVSQAYGIIEIGLPIVNITKSAQNPDAVGNALPDYQVEMLDENFEPLPPETVGKLAIKGPGMFDAYLNPPQLRSEILKKGWFLTGDLAIKNRDGLITVCGREKSMINVSGNKVFPEEVEQVLKTHAAIVDCKVSGVMHPLMGEIVHAKILLKEGAKVEQEAILDFCRKQLSSFKVPQSIAFVDQLDMTGSGKVKRT, translated from the coding sequence ATGAACGTTTATAAGTTGCTTGAGACTGCCGCGTTAAAATGGCCCTCCAATTATGCCATTCATGAGGATAATTTTTCAATTACTTTTTCCGAATTATGGAATCAGACTGAAGTTTTAAGAAAACAATTAATCCTTGCGGGAATTGGTAAGGGGCATGGAGTAGGAGTGATGGCGCACAACAGTACAAATTTTATTAGCGCTTTATTTGCAGTGGTTGGATGCGATGCCATAGCGATGCCAATTTCTCATCAACTAAAAAGTGCTGAAATTGATGATATTGTTGAAAATGCGGGTTTGCATGCAATTATTGACGACTATAGTGGTGTGAATCCGCTTCCGCAATATCAACAAATATTTACAACTCCATCGGGTGATTTGCGTTTTGGATGGACCAAAAAGGATGCATCAAAAGCAATAGCGGCGCATGTTCCGGATGCAGCATTTATTCGTTTTACTTCTGGTACAACCGGTAAATCTAAAGGCGTGATTGTTTCACACAAATCAACCCTCGAACGCATTGAAGCAGCAAACAAAGCACTTCTGTTAGGGCCTGGCGATACGGTAATTTGGGTGCTTCCAATGGCCTATCATTTTTTGGTATCCATTGTATTGTATTTGAGATTTGGTGCAGCAATAGCTATTTGCAAAGACTTTTTGGCCGATACTATAATAGAGTATACTCAACGTTTTAATGGTACATTATTGTATGCATCACCCATGCATATACGCCTTTTAGCGAGCGATAAAAGTATACGTCAATTGACTTCATTAAAACGCGTTATTTCCACCTCTACAGCCATTAGTCTTCAATTTTGTGAAGCATTTAAGACTCGCTACAATAAAGAGGTGAGCCAAGCTTATGGTATTATCGAAATTGGTTTGCCCATCGTTAATATCACAAAATCTGCCCAAAATCCGGATGCAGTTGGTAATGCACTGCCTGATTATCAAGTTGAGATGCTTGATGAAAATTTTGAACCTCTTCCCCCGGAAACGGTTGGAAAACTTGCTATTAAAGGCCCCGGCATGTTTGATGCTTATTTAAATCCACCTCAACTGCGGAGTGAAATTCTTAAAAAGGGTTGGTTCCTTACCGGTGATTTGGCTATTAAAAACCGAGACGGGCTCATTACGGTTTGTGGTCGGGAAAAGTCTATGATAAATGTTTCCGGAAATAAAGTTTTTCCTGAGGAAGTGGAACAGGTGCTTAAAACTCACGCTGCTATTGTTGATTGTAAAGTTAGTGGTGTGATGCATCCATTGATGGGTGAAATTGTACATGCTAAAATACTATTGAAAGAAGGAGCAAAAGTGGAGCAAGAAGCGATTCTGGATTTTTGTCGAAAACAATTGTCATCCTTCAAAGTGCCTCAAAGTATAGCGTTCGTGGACCAATTGGACATGACCGGAAGCGGTAAAGTAAAACGAACTTAA
- a CDS encoding ABC transporter ATP-binding protein translates to MSSEIIIKIEGLSKTHKGASEEAIKNISLSIHRNEVFGLLGPNGAGKTTTISILCGLYDASKGTVLIDNLDHKHHREEIKKIIGVVPQDIALYPSLTAKENLRFFGNMYGISGKILEERMNAFLEHFELAEHANKRILKMSGGMKRRVNLIAGILHQPKILFLDEPTVGIDVHSRSLIIDHLKKINQSGTTIIYTSHHMEEAENFCSVVAIIDHGKIIAQGSPKELVASNPKFRKMEDVFLNLTDVPHSY, encoded by the coding sequence ATGAGTTCTGAAATTATTATCAAAATTGAAGGGCTCAGCAAAACACATAAGGGAGCAAGCGAAGAAGCAATTAAAAATATTTCATTGAGCATACATCGCAATGAAGTTTTTGGATTGCTCGGACCCAATGGTGCCGGAAAAACTACTACCATTTCTATTTTGTGTGGTTTATATGATGCCAGCAAAGGAACTGTTTTAATTGACAATCTTGATCACAAGCATCACCGCGAAGAAATTAAAAAAATTATAGGTGTTGTGCCACAGGATATAGCCTTGTATCCCAGCTTAACCGCAAAAGAAAATTTGCGTTTTTTTGGAAATATGTATGGCATCTCCGGCAAGATTTTAGAAGAGCGAATGAATGCTTTTCTTGAGCATTTTGAATTGGCCGAGCATGCCAATAAACGCATTCTAAAAATGTCGGGCGGCATGAAAAGAAGAGTAAATTTAATTGCTGGAATTCTACACCAACCCAAAATACTTTTCTTGGACGAGCCTACTGTTGGGATTGACGTGCATTCCAGAAGCTTGATTATTGATCATTTAAAAAAAATAAATCAGTCGGGAACAACCATTATTTACACCTCGCACCACATGGAAGAAGCAGAAAATTTTTGTTCTGTAGTGGCTATTATCGACCATGGTAAAATTATCGCCCAGGGTTCACCTAAAGAGTTAGTTGCCAGCAATCCAAAGTTTCGAAAAATGGAGGATGTGTTTTTGAATTTAACAGATGTGCCTCACTCGTATTAA
- a CDS encoding NAD(P)/FAD-dependent oxidoreductase produces MNKKSKTIAIIGGGPSGCALAILLKRAGHQVAVFYLEKRPEIIVGESLVPAVVPMLKALGVEDEVKSYSTYKPGASVWLSKDEETTSPFSAGQGKIAPYAYNVPRLKFDKTIFDKAKSEGVTFFEHIAKIEKTGNDDELKLADETMQICGDYFKGQPQWIVDCTGRTRTIARLLDIPVKTGTRKDVALFAHLSGAEKIDPCNIHLHRLHKGWSWRIPLVDRTSVGVVINPKHLPEYGNTIEEQYDNYLKADDTLCRLTANAKRETNVVKYSNYQLISDRFYGKNWVLTGDAGGFLDPIFSTGLFLALKGAFRLAKTINEEGITEAALKKYEKEQKWELQVWQRVVDTWYSGRLFTLFRVGQDRLNTPFGKFIAPHMVKYLTRIFTGEAVYTRYSRYFLRFVTGSLIDLMRLGRLHNRDVRDLQVN; encoded by the coding sequence ATGAACAAAAAATCAAAAACGATCGCAATTATTGGCGGTGGCCCCTCTGGATGTGCCCTTGCCATTTTATTAAAACGTGCCGGGCATCAAGTGGCTGTATTTTATTTAGAAAAACGACCTGAAATTATTGTTGGCGAATCGCTTGTACCCGCAGTAGTGCCAATGTTGAAGGCACTTGGTGTAGAAGATGAAGTAAAATCCTACAGCACCTATAAACCAGGCGCATCCGTTTGGTTAAGCAAAGATGAGGAAACCACCTCTCCATTTAGCGCAGGGCAAGGAAAAATTGCACCCTACGCTTACAATGTACCCCGATTAAAATTCGACAAAACCATTTTTGATAAAGCAAAAAGCGAGGGCGTTACTTTTTTTGAACACATTGCCAAAATTGAAAAAACCGGTAATGATGATGAACTCAAACTTGCCGATGAAACCATGCAAATTTGTGGTGACTATTTTAAAGGGCAACCGCAATGGATTGTAGATTGCACCGGACGCACACGAACCATTGCGCGCTTGTTGGACATACCTGTAAAAACCGGAACCCGCAAAGACGTTGCACTTTTTGCACATTTATCAGGCGCCGAAAAAATTGATCCTTGCAACATTCACTTACACCGTTTGCACAAAGGCTGGAGCTGGAGAATTCCATTGGTTGATCGCACTTCAGTTGGAGTAGTTATTAACCCTAAACATTTGCCCGAATACGGAAATACAATAGAAGAACAATACGACAATTATTTAAAAGCCGACGATACTTTATGTCGCTTAACTGCCAATGCTAAGCGTGAAACCAATGTGGTAAAATACAGCAATTACCAATTGATTTCAGATCGTTTTTATGGAAAAAACTGGGTATTGACAGGCGATGCAGGAGGATTTTTGGATCCAATATTTTCGACGGGACTATTTCTTGCGCTTAAAGGGGCTTTTCGATTAGCCAAAACGATTAATGAAGAAGGCATTACAGAAGCAGCATTAAAAAAATACGAAAAAGAGCAGAAGTGGGAATTGCAAGTTTGGCAGCGCGTGGTAGATACCTGGTACAGTGGCCGATTGTTTACTTTATTTCGTGTTGGGCAGGACCGTTTAAATACGCCATTCGGGAAATTTATTGCTCCCCACATGGTAAAGTATTTAACACGGATTTTCACCGGTGAAGCGGTTTATACACGATACAGCCGTTATTTTTTACGATTTGTAACCGGCTCCTTAATTGATTTGATGCGCCTTGGCCGTCTTCACAATCGTGATGTACGCGATTTACAGGTAAATTAG
- a CDS encoding ABC transporter permease, translating into MKRLLASITKEFLILIRDRAGLGILFLMPMILVFIMTFIQDAALKSINESGVPILFVDEDKDTLGSYLENGIAQTEFFKLEKNIDGIAATSETAQKAVAEGKFMMGIIIPKGATKALRSNVKEMIASALADSSAPMPAANSMQIQDSLNIIIFIDPVTKKSFISSITASLREFISKVKSQIIFKTFKEEIAEFMPVNSANTFNDKEVLGYKEVYARKAENKIFPNSVQHNVPAWIVFAMFFIVIPLSGSIIMERGEGASIRLKTLPGNYITFLAGKIIIYLAVCLIQFLLMLSVGLYILPMLGLPVLQMGSSPISILIITLSSALAAIGFGVMVGTIATTHQQASISGSVSVLILAAIGGIWVPVALMPDVMKTVSMVSPLNWGLSAFHEIFLRNGHLLSIINNVIRLLVFFGLTMWVAYAVDKHRRN; encoded by the coding sequence ATGAAAAGATTATTAGCCAGCATAACCAAAGAGTTTTTAATCCTAATCCGCGATAGAGCAGGATTAGGGATTCTCTTTCTTATGCCTATGATTTTGGTTTTTATCATGACCTTTATTCAGGATGCTGCCTTAAAATCAATCAATGAATCAGGCGTTCCTATTTTGTTTGTGGACGAAGACAAAGACACATTAGGTTCCTACCTCGAAAATGGGATTGCGCAAACAGAGTTTTTTAAACTCGAAAAAAATATTGATGGAATAGCTGCAACTTCTGAAACAGCTCAAAAGGCTGTAGCTGAAGGAAAATTTATGATGGGAATAATAATTCCAAAAGGGGCCACCAAAGCATTGCGCAGTAATGTAAAGGAAATGATAGCATCCGCTTTGGCTGATTCAAGTGCACCCATGCCTGCAGCTAATTCTATGCAAATTCAAGATTCGCTTAACATTATTATTTTTATTGATCCTGTTACAAAAAAATCCTTTATCAGTAGCATTACTGCCTCCTTGCGGGAATTTATTTCAAAAGTAAAATCGCAAATTATTTTCAAAACATTTAAAGAAGAAATTGCTGAATTTATGCCAGTAAATTCCGCAAACACTTTTAATGATAAAGAAGTGCTTGGCTACAAAGAAGTGTATGCGCGCAAAGCAGAGAATAAAATATTCCCCAATTCGGTGCAACACAATGTACCTGCATGGATTGTTTTTGCCATGTTTTTTATTGTGATTCCTTTGTCAGGAAGTATCATCATGGAGCGTGGCGAAGGCGCATCGATTCGACTAAAAACGCTTCCTGGAAATTACATCACTTTTTTGGCCGGAAAGATAATTATCTACTTGGCTGTTTGTTTAATTCAGTTTTTACTGATGCTTAGTGTAGGACTCTATATTTTACCGATGCTGGGATTACCGGTTTTGCAAATGGGGTCAAGTCCAATTTCAATTCTTATTATAACTTTAAGTAGCGCGCTTGCCGCTATTGGATTTGGTGTAATGGTAGGCACCATTGCAACTACCCACCAACAAGCATCCATTTCGGGATCTGTTTCCGTTTTAATATTAGCAGCAATTGGAGGAATCTGGGTTCCTGTTGCGTTAATGCCGGATGTAATGAAAACAGTAAGCATGGTCTCTCCTTTAAATTGGGGACTCAGTGCTTTTCACGAAATATTTTTGCGCAATGGACATTTGCTGAGTATAATAAATAATGTAATTCGTTTATTGGTGTTTTTTGGCTTAACCATGTGGGTAGCTTATGCAGTTGATAAACACCGAAGGAATTAA